The following are encoded together in the Deinococcus malanensis genome:
- a CDS encoding tetratricopeptide repeat protein: protein MTPGSIFAQAPWLFTLFYVLNIICLIHAVATRRGVLWIVFLGINLMFGGFLATLLYFFMEFLPGLRGSRRAAGVAVQRGVEAIKPLDTRIREAQARLDESDTLQNRADLAALLSRAGRQAEAQNVLDPLLRGIYADDPVVLLTSAELDLQRGQAADAEAKLNRVDLRTSAATRTRSLTLLARAQEAQGKPETAETYQQAIQGATTEEPRARYAAYLVRQGRVEEARPVLDGLARTEQRATAFYRRQEREWFQLAAGLRRDLK, encoded by the coding sequence ATGACTCCTGGGTCCATCTTCGCGCAGGCGCCGTGGCTATTCACGCTGTTCTACGTCCTGAACATCATCTGTCTGATTCACGCGGTCGCGACCCGGCGCGGCGTACTGTGGATCGTCTTTCTGGGGATCAACCTGATGTTTGGCGGCTTTCTGGCCACCCTGCTGTACTTCTTCATGGAGTTCCTGCCCGGCCTCCGTGGCAGCCGGCGCGCGGCAGGTGTCGCGGTGCAGCGCGGCGTCGAGGCTATCAAGCCGCTCGACACTCGGATCCGGGAAGCGCAGGCGCGGCTGGACGAAAGCGACACCCTGCAGAACAGGGCCGACCTGGCTGCCCTGCTCTCCCGTGCCGGGCGCCAGGCAGAGGCTCAGAACGTGCTTGACCCTCTGCTGCGGGGTATCTATGCCGACGACCCGGTGGTGCTGCTGACCAGCGCAGAACTGGACCTTCAGCGCGGTCAGGCGGCCGACGCGGAGGCCAAGCTGAACCGGGTAGACCTGCGGACCAGCGCGGCCACCCGCACCCGCAGTTTGACCCTGCTGGCCCGGGCGCAGGAGGCCCAGGGCAAACCGGAAACTGCTGAGACCTATCAACAAGCCATTCAGGGCGCCACCACCGAGGAACCTCGTGCCCGCTACGCAGCGTATCTGGTCCGGCAGGGCAGGGTAGAGGAGGCCCGGCCTGTGCTCGATGGACTGGCCCGGACTGAACAGCGCGCGACGGCGTTCTACCGTCGCCAGGAGCGGGAGTGGTTTCAGCTGGCCGCAGGCCTGCGCCGTGACCTGAAGTAG